The Solanum lycopersicum chromosome 9, SLM_r2.1 genome window below encodes:
- the LOC101252918 gene encoding putative 2OG-Fe(II) oxygenase GIM2-like, with protein MSPSLAKSSEKLKNEIEDYHKGVKYLHESGIQKVPKKYIFPISERPNCYTINENPQVASKHNLKLPVIDFSQLYGPNRAQVLDSLSYACENYGFFQLTNHGIPEEVIKNMVDVGGRFFDLPLVEREKYMTKDMTTPVRYGTSFNQTKDGVFCWRDFLKLVCDPLPQVLPHWPSSPSYFREMAVTYSKETKILFIKLVEAILESLGINVATKNKTQQNDEEIMLKEFEDGSQLMAVNFYPPCPNPDLTLGMPPHSDYGFLTLLLQDEVEGLQVKSNDDWVTIQPIPNAFVVNVGDHLEIFSNGKYKSVLHRVLVNSLKSRISVASLHSLPFNSIIKPSPKLISETNPSLYKDTNFAAFLEYLKSCDSTNKSFLETRRLT; from the exons atgtctcCATCATTGGCAAAATCTAGTGAAAAATTGAAGAATGAAATTGAAGATTATCATAAAGGAGTAAAGTATTTGCATGAAAGTGGAATTCAAAAAGTTCCAAAGAAATACATTTTTCCTATTTCAGAAAGACCAAATTGTTATACTATAAATGAAAATCCACAAGTTGCTAGCAAACACAATCTTAAGTTGCCTGTCATAGATTTTTCTCAACTCTATGGTCCTAATAGAGCTCAAGTTCTTGATTCACTCTCCTATGCCTGTGAAAACTATGGATTTTTTCAG TTGACAAACCATGGGATTCCAGAAGAGGTAATAAAAAATATGGTGGATGTTGGAGGAAGGTTTTTTGATCTTCCATTAGTAGAAAGGGAAAAGTACATGACAAAAGACATGACAACACCAGTTAGATATGGGACAAGTTTTAATCAAACAAAAGATGGTGTCTTTTGTTGGAGGGACTTTCTCAAGCTTGTTTGTGACCCTCTTCCTCAAGTCCTTCCTCATTggccttcttctccttcttatTTTAG GGAAATGGCAGTTACATACTCTAAAGAGACCAAAATCttatttataaagttagtggaAGCCATCCTAGAAAGTCTTGGAATTAATGTTGCAAcaaaaaacaagacacaacaaaatgatgaagaaataatgTTAAAAGAATTTGAAGATGGAAGCCAGCTAATGGCTGTTAATTTTTATCCACCTTGTCCTAATCCTGATTTGACACTTGGAATGCCACCTCATTCTGATTATGGATTTTTAACTCTTCTACTCCAAGATGAAGTTGAAGGTTTACAAGTCAAGTCCAATGATGATTGGGTCACTATTCAACCCATCCCTAATGCTTTTGTGGTCAATGTTGGTGACCACCTCGAG ATATTTAGCAATGGAAAATACAAAAGTGTGTTACATAGAGTTCTTGTGAACTCTTTAAAGTCAAGAATTTCAGTGGCTTCTTTGCATAGTCTTCCATTCAATAGCATAATAAAGCCATCACCTAAATTAATTAGTGAAACAAATCCAAGTCTTTACAAAGACACAAATTTTGCTGCATTTCTTGAATACTTAAAATCTTGTGATTCCACTAATAAAAGTTTCCTTGAGACAAGAAGgttaacatga
- the LOC101266751 gene encoding pistil-specific extensin-like protein: MKMNIVFIASLILVFSNFIEASDGMDVMHISGKVLCQDCTQGWNEWVDGAKAIKGSIVSLTCLDERRRVMYYGSDLTDEAGIFDLIVNQTCHGKTIKPQNCFVRLVSSPDPVCNIATDFAGGKSGVKLHRPTVVYRDLLKYVLSPFYYTTPMCDEPNINDDDNLETNDDKNQNNY; encoded by the exons atgaaaatgaatatAGTTTTTATAGCCTCATTAATTTTGgtgttttctaattttattgaaGCCTCAGATGGAATGGATGTTATGCATATTTCTGGCAAAGTTCTTTGCCAAGATTGTACTCAAGGATGGAATGAATGGGTTGATGGTGCCAAAGCCATCAAAG GTAGCATCGTATCTCTGACGTGCCTGGACGAGAGAAGAAGAGTGATGTATTACGGAAGTGACCTCACAGATGAAGCTGGAATTTTCGATTTGATTGTTAACCAAACTTGTCATGGCAAAACAATTAAGCCACAAAATTGCTTTGTGAGATTGGTTTCTTCACCTGATCCTGTTTGTAATATTGCCACCGACTTCGCCGGAGGAAAATCCGGTGTAAAGCTCCACCGTCCGACGGTGGTTTACCGGGACTTGCTCAAATATGTGCTTAGCCCTTTCTACTACACAACTCCCATGTGTGATGAACctaatattaatgatgatgataatttgGAGACTAATGatgataaaaatcaaaacaattattaa